The window acatttaaatgatttcctagccatttaatgaccgtaattcaaatttgaactagatgtacatgcaacggctaacctaacggtttggaaaatcatatttatgtacttctgtgcgagttaattccatctgcagtaaattagaaggaattttcaaacatattggtctcacggcatggacatatGTACATGCCTGGattgccatggcatttttattccaaaaaattaaaaaatgatcaaaaaacatgagaacttgcttgatgtaatgtcatgccaccaagatgatatggtacaacaattggcttgcttgacgaaagtttggacacacacccctcacaaaccggagcaactcactagaaggctcgtggtttcgaaagggaacaatgcatgtttgatgacgaacagcagatagcttcctcttacagctttcaaaaattttctacgtgtaatgtgcactgatataaACTCTCatgtgaaaattttgaaaatttcatggatgatttgaccttttgaagacatttaagtgatttactagccatttaatgaccgtaattcaaatttgaactagatgtacatgcaacggctaaccataacggtatgaaaaatcatatttgtgtacttgtgtgcgagttaattccatgcagtaaaattagaaggaattttcaaacatattggtctcacggcatggacacatgtacataCATGGagagccatggcattttaattccaaaaaattaaagaaatgatcagaaaaacttgatgtaatttcatgccaccaagatgatgtggtaaaaaaattggcttgtttgacgaaagtttggacacacacccctcacaaaccggagcaactcactagaaggctcgtggtttcgagaaggGAACAATGCATCTTTGATGatgaacggcagatagcttcctgtTACggtcttcaatttttttctacatgtaatgtgcactaatacaactgtcatgtgaagatttggaaaatttcagaggtcatttgaccttttgaagacatttaagtgattttctagctatttaatgaccgtaattcaaatttgaactacatctacatgcaacggctaaccataacggtttgaaaaatcatatttatgtacttgtgtgcgagttaaaaaatcatcagacgatgtaaatatctggtgttcaaaaaatgtaaaatctggcaagacaaccggccccacacGATTGCCACTCTATTTCACacctcgaggtttggaaggtgagtggcgggcTTTATTAATAATACATGGTTCTGCATtgggaaccgtcagctattatgttcacacacggattttgctgcgggaatcgtgtgtaattcacactACAGTATTCGTAAATTCCCGCGACCGGCGCATGTACTGTTCCcctcgatctagattccggccgccaataaatactaccttgctcacatcgTCCCGCCTACATTGTCATCTAGATCCTCCCCTTGCTCaccctctatatatatatatatatatctcaaatctctgccatgacgCCGCCGGTCTGCCGACGCGCCGGTGAGGAGTCGCCACCCCCCAAGGACGCTCACTTGAAGAGCAACGATGAGGACACCTACNNNNNNNNNNNNNNNNNNNNNNNNNNNNNNNNNNNNNNNNNNNNNNNNNNNNNNNNNNNNNNNNNNNNNNNNNNNNNNNNNNNNNNNNNNNNNNNNNNNNNNNNNNNNNNNNNNNNNNNNNNNNNNNNNNNNNNNNNNNNNNNNNNNNNNNNNNNNNNNNNNNNNNNNNNNNNNNNNNNNNNNNNNNNNNNNNNNNNNNNNNNNNNNNNNNNNNNNNNNNNNNNNNNNNNNNNNNNNNNNNNNNNNNNNNNNNNNNNNNNNNNNNNNNNNNNNNNNNNNNNNNNNNNNNNNNNNNNNNNNNNNNNNNNNNNNNNNNNNNNNNNNNNNNNNNNNNNNNNNNNNNNNNNNNNNNNNNNNNNNNNNNNNNNNNNNNNGTATATGGAAGTCGcagccgccggctgagaaagccaggcaagtggttttcaagaaggagatggcggaggaggatgccaggtaccaggcggcctgtgaagcccgtgatgccgcctagaaaaaggaggcagtggagctttgggggcgggcgcgttgTCATACGGAGGAGGTGTATGAAGATGGATACTTTGCGAGGAAGGCCAGAGGCGCTAGGCGCCTCATCGCAGCATGGAGCTGGGCCGATAAGCTGTAGCGTGCcagcgacgaggagctccggtgggtgcccaacaaaatggcaagatcgttcacgCGCGTCCGCCTGCAAGAGGTAGATCGGCATGTCAAGCGCTgcgcggcggaggaggcggagtattgCATCCGctctgggaagacgccgcgcaccaagaagctgctggcgaggggctgccggaatactggccccaggagggattattagttttagtattgttcgttttcaattttatgcattgtacctagtagttaagtatcatcacatatatgtgacgatattatatatattatgtgatgaactaatgaacaataaatattatatatattatgaattccattttttatctattttttatactaatttgaatctatctgttatcatccacatatacagaatggaaagcgtataaacacacatgaaacagaacatataagaacggaaaacatagtacacacattgaaacagagcaataaacagagcaatagtatgattgttgcgaatacatagctatccacgtcaaaacgtcaacaaaataaaacgcgcccatgagaccatgaccagtagcctttgcctacggtagctcttggctctgcctgaactcgtgcaggcgttcatccaagcggtcgacacgctcgcggtacatctgaagcgcgatcttgagctccaagttggctatttcatcggagatcaccacctcgaggatgcgacggccatgttcctttattgcgcccaggtggacacctgggccaaggaggcggtcgagcctatcgACCAGCGTGTTGGCATCAAGCGGGCCGCAGACAAGGCAAACGGCGCGATGGgcatccggtgcaagtacggcgcggacgacctctggtgcaagtacggcgcagagggcctgtgcccactcctggcgaggaatgggggtactgaggggacgtgtacccagctgtggcgccctgtcgacagcaggcaagcgccgatggatctgctcttgcagtgcggcgcgccgcgcctctcgctctgcggcgctccaacgcTCTCGCCGTGCGACGAGCCGCAGCCTATTGGCGCGGACACGCCTAGattgctctgcggcgcgccatcgatcatgttgtgcggcgagctggagcctctcggtgctgacatgcctatcttgatccacggtgctgaagcgccatgcgccaagggtctgctcaaccccggcgatgacgcgcatcatggCGTCGTCCATCGCGTTGACGGGGAGCACCGCGGCCTCGACAGGCCGTGGCGCCTTctggttttcctcgtcgacgaggttgatggcagaggcggcactTTGGTGCATTGGCAtgtttggaaaaggtggatgtgctataggTTGTGCTTGTTGCCTCTATGCATCGCGCCGcgcctaggtttatgtgcaatatcaCTGGGTGACGGGAAACAGGCGAGGAAATGGTGGGAAACGGTGGTGTGCTCATAGAACACCATcagttaatggaaacttagcatataaggaacatcgagctagcacaagaagtagatgatgatgagatgaacacggaccacactagggaacccgtcggtgatgaattcattagtcgcaaacggttgtacactagcaagcgtttgcccacaacacacacagcttattccatcacaaacaggtcggatggatcaactgtatgccatgtatacacattgtcaaaaagtaatgcggtataccttctttaacatatgttataaaataaaataaaaataaaaaacacggacctcgaggttaaattagctgagggaatgtGTCATTTAGCTCATTTGAACCGAAATGACCCGTcatatcagttaatttaacatcaacacaacttcccatccagtcactcaTCTGAAggttgctccagcctgagcacacttaacttgagagttctcttagatgagctactggtggagcagctagtccttgctgatataggatgcctcttcgcatccttatagtGTATCCGGACGACCGCCCGTCCCCTaatggccaatacatgttgtgtagacagagcatatcacatacgtcttattagaagcaatcgcatgtgttattatcggtcttcgcacacatttctgattacaaacatgtttgccgcgtatcacacacatcttgttatattgaacactTTCTGttttcttgtctcaacacaaacagttcatccgagtgaaccgcatgttgtatatcacacacaccttgatctggctgaccgtttcttttgtgttgcctaatcacaaacagttcatccgagtgaaccgtatgctatgtatcgcacacgccttcatctggttgcccattTTTTATTCCtcttcatcgcaaacagttaattgaactgaaccgtatgccctgcatcacacacgcaactaaaatctgatccgtgtttgatgcatccgttatTGCAAACATTTTCcacatttttgacggttttcttacaccaccgtttgcgattattgcattgcacacagtttcttgaagggtctctgattgtagtgtcgtgttagtagcatcctgcagtagtgattagctagcagttgttctaccctacccaaaggaatttcatattcaatattttcagtaggtgcagtaggttgaggggcaactaattgtggttctggtcaaggtgaagataccccaaacaaacccctcaaagattattttccatagtagcaagtgacaataaatttcagcatgtagtaataatgtttccttaccaatttccacttacaaaGAGCGCTtcgctccccggaaacggcgccagaaaatagccttgatgacccacaagtatatggggtcaattgtagccttttcgataagtaaaagtgtcgaacccaacaaggagcagaaggaaatgataagtggttttcagcaaggtaatgtctgcaagtgctaaaattgtaagtagcgtagtagtttgatagcaagataatttgtaacgagtaagtaacaatagtagtaaaaaagcgcagcaaggtagcccaatccttttgaggcaaaggacaggccaaaacggtctcttatgataagcaaagtgttcttgagggtacacgggaatttcatctagtcactttcatcatgttggcttaagtcGTGTTcgctgctttgataatttgatgtgtgggtggagcggtgcttaggtgttgttcttacttgaaaaaacctcctacttatgattaaccctctcgcaagcatccgcaactacgagaaaagtattaagaataaattctaaccatagcattaaacttttggatccaatcagtcccttacggaatagcgcataaactaggatttaagcttctgtcactctcgcaactcatcatttaataactactccacaatgtacttccttaggcccaaatatggtgaagtgtcatgtagtcgatgttcacatgacaccactaagggaatcacaacatacatatcatcaaaatatcaaacacatatcaagttcacatgattacttgtaacatgatttctcccatgacaaaagtaactactcacaaatgataatcatgctcaagatcagaggggtattaaatagcataatggatctgaacgtataatcttccaccaaataaaccatatagtaatcaactacaagatgtaatcgacactactagtcacccacaagcaccaatctatagttcaaaGATTGAAGACAAGAGATGAataagggtttgagaggagttggtgatgttgaagatgttgatgaagatagccctcaccaagatgggagagttgttggtgatgatgacgatgatttccgccTCCGGGAGGGAAGTCCCCTTAGCGGAATCGCtctaccggagggcaaaagtgctcctgcccaggttccgccttgagatggcggcgcttcgtcccgaatgtcctctccttatttttttttctacgtcaaaatgacttatataccaaaataggggcaccagaggtgggcctgggtgagcataacccaccagggtgcgcctgggctccctgacatgcccaggtgggttgtgcccacctggtgggccccctctagtacttattgactccaaaaattcttatttatttcataaaaaatcctcttgaagtttcagctcatttggagttgcgcagaataggtagcttgacgtagctttttcaggtccagatttctagctgccggaattctccccctttgtgtataccttgcatattatgaaagaaaaggcattagaattactccaaaaagcattattatacactaaaacaacataaataacagtaggaaaacatgatgcaaaatggacgtatcacactgtAGCTTCGCGCATCCCGAACACTCCGACCTCCTCAGTCTCTCCTGGCTCACCGCCAGCCTCCCCTGGGTGTCTCATGCACGCCACCAAGACGACCCCCCTTCCAATATGTATCCTGCCCAAGCCTAGTGTGCACTTTTCCCTCGCCCACAACTAATGGTCGAGCTCACATGCGCGCGCTCCCCTGACCATCTGTCTTGCTCCCAACACACAAAGGAACTTCCATGAGCTCACACTCGCAGTTTTCCGCCCCTGTCTTGTTCCTCGCCTGCGGAGTCGAGCGACTCGACCTCGCTGTCTGCTACCCATGGTACACCGGGCGAAGGCTTATAAATAGAGCACTCTGGGATCATCAATGCCTCGCACTCCAAATCACTATCTACACCCCAGCTCCTCCCCTATTGGTCATAGTGCTCAGAATCGTCCTTGGAGCTCTGCCTCGGTGTCACCCTAAATTCTCTCTCTTTCGACCCTCTCCTCTCAGTCGCTCTCGTCTCTGAGCCTCCATTGACCCCCCCTATAACTTCTGAGCGCGCCAATTTCAGGTTTGGGTGACCCAAACAAGCGCATGATCTTGCCTCCTAAGCTCCACCGCCCTACCTCATTGCTTGCTTGGCCCCGGTGCTCTCCAGAGAGAGCATCAACATCCCATGAACATACGAGAGTCTTATGAATAGGATGGTGCCATCCGCTCGCATTGTCGTGCCCAAGATTGTTGTAGGTGAGCTCATCGTCCTCCATGCCCCGAGGTAGGAGATGACAGGTGGAACCCTCTCCTGTCATTCTCCCCCCTCTCTCAAATTGATTGGTGGCCCCCACCTATCAGGTTTAAACGTCGACGCATGCATGTCGGTTTGGTATGATAAGTGAAGATGTATTATATGAATATATCTTTGATGTCACCCTCTTAGCATCATATTGTGCTATTGGGCCGAGCCAATGAGCATTTTTTATTAAAACTCGCGCAGTGCGCTGTTCCATTAATTGGGCTGGTCTATGTGGCACAAATGAACAGTAGCATTTCTCGACCGTGGCCATGAGGGCGTCATGCTGTACTAGAAGCCCTGGGACCCTAACTCCTTTGAGTACGACTCTTCTGACTACGACCATGTAGAGCTTGTCTCCGACTCTAGTTAGTAGGCATGTTATATATAGTCATACTATGTTAGTACCTTACTGGACATGTTACGTGATACTAGTCATACTAGGTTACTACTTCCTTGAACACGTAATATGCTACTCGTCATACTATGTTGTTACTACATTGCTGAACATGTTATatgctattattattattatatcaaagTCTTAAACTTAAGAATAGTGTCAAACTTCAATGTTATATAATATTACTATTGACGTTCAactaaaaaatgatgtcatgacaaCATTTTTGGCTATTTTTTCTTGTCGTCTCAAAATGCACTGGTATGTCTGTTACCGGTGGAATGGGGAAAGCATGCCACCAGTAACATTTACCAGTTGCACCATATTAATGGTGTGGTGGTAACAGGCCACCAATGTAGTTTTTGGCACACCACTACTAGCCATTCGTGCACTAGTGTGGGGTTCACGGGCTGTGTCCATAGGGTCCAGGGAATTCTTCTCTATAGACCCAGTGCGCCCGGGGTCTGTGACACTCGTGCACGTGGGGTCTAGGGTTTAGCTCTCGGGTGACCCCATGCGCACGGCCCCAAGGTGGTAACAATCACTTTGGAGGAGGGTAGTATTTAAACCCACCCTTCTTCCACCCCCAACCCTAATTACCAGGTTTGAGTTGCTTCTCAATTATTACACCTCAAAAGCTCAATTACTCTCGGTCCCACCACCCAGATTTCACCAAACTTTGGGGATTGGAAGAGAATCACCCAATCTACACTTCCATCAAACCAATTAGTAATCCCCTCAATTGTTCATCAGCAAACTTGTTACTCTTTGAGGTTTGGGGCTCGTAGGTAGTAGGAGTCAAGGCCTAGAAGCTTCCCCGCGTGTGGTGTGCTCTGAGAAGTTTGTAAAGATCTAGTGGTCGCCTTTGAGATTAACCACAATTCATTTGGGGTTCATCTGTTGGGGATGACTAAAAGGGGGGTTATGGTGAGCCACTTGGTGACATTCTAGAGCTTTGGCCTTGGGACTTCTCCATTGGAGGTTAGCACTCTCTAAAGAGTGTGAGCTTTGGGATACATCTGTGTCTCCTACTTGTGTGGTTTATCTTTTATCGTTCATTTACTTGCTTTGTACGTTTGTTGGCTTGCTAATTATCTTGTTTCTTTGCTTAACTTGTTTCTAGCTTGCTTTTCATGTAGGTTGTTCCCACCATAGATTGCATATATATATCTAGAGAACTTACTTTTCTTTTTGGACAAGAGAGAGAACTTACTTTATCCTGATTATCACTAAAACTGGTAACTAAGCTAAAATTTATAGTctcctattctctctctctctctctctccctctagtcGACCTCTTCGATCCTTCCATATGTACGGATCTTTACATGGATTCAAGGGTTTAAACAGAGGTGTAGTTGCCAGATGGACAAATGGGGGTGGCTGGCTCTTGTCTGCGGACGCGTCCGTGGATGTATAGAGGGCCAAATTAGCCCAGTCTGCGGACGCGTCCGTGGATGTATATGAAGTTCACAAAAATCACGAAAAAATACACGGGTACGCAAGGATGTAGTCTATATCTGAATACAGTTTCATGATGAAAGGCATTCAAACACGAGTTAGACAAAAGGAGAAAAAAAACATGAACTTTAGTATAATCACTTCGTCATAAATATTCATGCTTGTGCTAAAATTCTTGATTTTTTCTTATGTTAGCTCACATCGTAACATATTTCATCATATATAGTTTACTAGATCATtgaaggcgcgcgttgccgcgcccatcCAATTTTACAATATATTGATAGGAATTGATgaaaaaataaaatttctatgaagtGTCTCCTCAAAGTAGTGCATGTTGCCGCGCCTGTCTCATTTTACGGTAAAATGCAATTTGCATACAAAATTTTCTGAAGACAAAAAAATGCAGTCATGAAAAAGATAACGAGATTCTTAATTAAGTAAGAAAGGGTAATATGTGATCTGTAGCTATGATGTAGCGAACTTCTTCTTCATCGCGCTGATGTCCACCTGAAGTCCAGAGTCTCACACGCATTAGAAATTTTGAGCCGTGTCAGCATCAGCCAGATGTTCGATTGAGTACAAAATTTGTTCCAGTCGGAGTTTGAACGATTAAGAATTTAAGATTTTAAACATCACACCTTGGTTCCGCTCTGCATAAGGTTCTGCAGCACCTTGAGCCGCTCATTTTGTTCATTTCTCTATGTTTCTCACGACAAGACAAATACTTCAGATTAGTATTCAGACTTCATCAGCACAACCGCAGACCTGGAGGTCAGGAAAGTGCACATGAACTGGTTGCTAGGGAAGAGACAGGAGCGGACGTGCATCGAGGAGAAACATCAGGTTTCCAAATGCATTTGGAAAGATGTGCATGTTTGCATTTGGATAGTCCATGATGCTGCACAACCAGTTTATTAAAAGGCAGCTTAGTAGTCTGAAAGAAACATTCTTAACAAAAAGCATGAAGAAACGGTGAACTTATATTGACCAACAGAAAGTAATCACTAAATAACTTGTAAGCCAACTACTCATGTGATACAAGTCATACAGAAATATTTAGTGCATCCAAATTCAAACTCATACTGAAATGGAGACGCGTCATATTTGTAACTTGTCTTTCTGAAAACTGATGCATAGTGAAGTCACATACTGTAGTGATGCAATTTTGTAGACAGCATTCACAAAAACAGAATCGAATCCAATAGTTCACATATCTGAACATCTATGAACCAAGAGAAACACACCTAAATTATAGGATTGGTACTGACCTGACTTTCACCAATAATTCAGAGTATGAAAAAACAACACATCTCACGCACAACTAATTCTAACTACGTTGGAGAGGATGAAAAATTCGACTCCCAAACACATATTTTATATTCCTCGTTGAGTTCAGGGCATGTAGGCAAGTACTGACATATGATTTTACCGATAGAAATTAATAAGAATCAAATTAACACTCAGCCCACAAATCATCAACTTGAAAGCAGTGCTTCACCTTGCAATCAAGCAGAACCAGCAAAGAGCAAACCCACCGTAAGCAAGTTCCAACGAGCTTAAAAACCTGCTTTCATTTGGGAGCAAAAAGAACAGTCTAAGTAAGAAAATGGATATGCATAAGTTTGGGGAAAAGGAGAGGGAACTATGTCAGACAGGCGACGGGGAAGACGAGTAGAATTAGTTGGAGCTCGTTGAGAAGATTTTGCAGGAGTGAGGAGGGGAATGGACAAACAACAGCAGAACGGATTATGTGGACGTACGTACAGTAAAGACAGAGTATGAATCGACGATGTAACTGACCTGCAACCATTACCAGTAATGGCATGTAGAAACTGCGATTTAATTACGGAATCGCCGACAAACGAACTCGAATCGACAGCAGATGATTCCATGCTCGTGCCACCGCCTCGCCCTCGTCCCCACCTTTCTTCACCCGCATTGTCCGCCTCCGTTGATCCCCTTGCGCACCTCGCATCCAATCGCGCGCTGGAGCGCATCAGCTGGACCCAGATCCTCTGGTCGATCCCAACGCGCGCATCGATGCTTCCCGCACTTCCGGTCGATCCAATCGAGCGACCCATCGGGACTGGATGGGCGTGGTCGCTCCCCCCTTCAGCTTCAGCGACGCGAAACACTGGACCTCTTTAGCTAAGCCTGGAATGGGCCGACTGACGGCCCAGTTAACCATAGGGCTCCGTTTAGGCCTCTGGAGCAGCAGCCCATAGGACAGATGGCCCACTATTTACCAGACACGGGATAGATTGCTTAACCCAGAGATCTGACAGCCAGAAACGGCCAGATCGCGAAAACGAACGGCGAAAAACTCAAATCGTTGTGAGGGCTCAGTTTTACTGTCCTTAATAATATGCTAGTTCAACTAAATGATGTTTGCCACCCCCACAAAAAAATGATGTTTGCCACATAGAGAGCACATCCATCCCACGGGCAACCTCGTGCATGTATGGTCTGCACGCGTAGCAATACCAATTAGAAACACAATATTgattcccaaaaaataatatatttttttgcGAGATGATTCACAAAAAAATATATTAACTAAATGATTCTAAATATTTTTTGTTATTCATACAAAATGATTTATCCTTTAGACATTTTGTTAATGGGAATCAATATTGTGAATACATATATCCTTCCTTGGTTAGTGTGTACACATATATGCACTTTTTTCTTTCGGGAGTACACCATGTGAATGAAGAATCATCGTAGACACACAGAAACTCCCCATGCACGGACGCTTTGAAATCTAGCACCTCTTCGTTATTACCTATACTAAATATTGATCGTTGACACTGCAGGTATCTTAGCTAACTCTTTCCATTGACTTTGGGAAAGAAGAGAGAAAGGAGTGTGGTCGCAGGAGGAAATACTCCGGCGGATCAGGGAAACATATTGCTGGACTACTTTTTCTCCGTTGAAAGGCTACTTTTCTGCACCTCAAATTTTACTGTTCAAAGTGAGTCGAATaagttccccgcaaaaaaaaagtgagTCGAATAAGTTATCCGATATGTTCTGTTCAATCGCAGTGTCAACTATCTTTGCGCAGTTGGCACCAATTTGCACATCAATTTGGACTACTTTTTCTCCGTTGAAAGGCTACTTTTCTGCACC is drawn from Triticum dicoccoides isolate Atlit2015 ecotype Zavitan chromosome 6B, WEW_v2.0, whole genome shotgun sequence and contains these coding sequences:
- the LOC119324287 gene encoding uncharacterized protein LOC119324287 isoform X2, with translation MGRSIGSTGSAGSIDARVGIDQRIWVQLMRSSARLDARCARGSTEADNAGEERWGRGRGGGTSMESSAVDSSSFVGDSVIKSQFLHAITGNGCRFLSSLELAYGGFALCWFCLIARSAVVLMKSEY
- the LOC119324287 gene encoding uncharacterized protein LOC119324287 isoform X1, encoding MGRSIGSTGSAGSIDARVGIDQRIWVQLMRSSARLDARCARGSTEADNAGEERWGRGRGGGTSMESSAVDSSSFVGDSVIKSQFLHAITGNGCRFLSSLELAYGGFALCWFCLIASIMDYPNANMHIFPNAFGNLMFLLDARPLLSLP